A genomic stretch from Solanum stenotomum isolate F172 chromosome 8, ASM1918654v1, whole genome shotgun sequence includes:
- the LOC125875081 gene encoding syntaxin-22-like isoform X1, whose protein sequence is MSFQDLESGRSVGIRRGFVNGKQDTTQAVASGIFQINTAVSTFQRLVNTLGTPKDTPELREKLHKTRLHIGQLVKDTSTKLKQASETDHRVEVSASKKITDAKLAKDFQAVLKEFQKAQRLAAERETAYTPFVPQAVLPSSYTDGDVDVSSDKGQEQRALLVESRRQEVLLLDNEISFNEAIIEEREQGIQEVQQQIGEVNEIFKDLAVLVHEQGTMIDDIGSNIENSHAATAQGRSQLAKAAKTQRSNSSLTCLLLVIFGIVLLIVIIVLAA, encoded by the exons ATGAGCTTTCAAGATCTAGAATCGGGTCGATCAGTGGGTATCCGTCGGGGCTTTGTGAATGGGAAGCAAGACACTACCCAAGCCGTGGCCTCAGGAATTTTCCAGATCAACACCGCCGTCTCCACGTTTCAGAGGCTGGTTAACACCCTAGGTACACCGAAGGACACCCCTGAGCTACGCGAGAAGCT GCACAAGACAAGGCTACATATTGGGCAATTAGTGAAAGATACTTCCACAAAACTTAAGCAAGCGAGTGAAACAGATCATCGAGTTGAAGTCAGT GCTAGCAAGAAAATTACAGATGCTAAACTTGCTAAAGATTTTCAAGCTGTATTGAAGGAGTTTCAAAAAGCTCAACGGCTTGCAGCTGAAAGGGAAACAGCATATACACCTTTTGTTCCCCAAGCAGTTCTTCCTTCTAG TTACACAGACGGTGACGTAGATGTCAGTTCAGATAAAGGTCAAGAACAGCGAGCTCTCCTTGTGGAATCTAGAAG GCAAGAGGTTTTGCTTTTGGACAATGAGATTTCCTTTAATGAAGCTATTATAGAGGAACGAGAACAGGGAATACAAGAAGTACAACAACAAATAGGTGAAGTTAATGAGATCTTCAAGGATCTTGCCGTGCTTGTTCATGAGCAAGGAACCATGATTG ATGATATTGGTTCCAACATTGAGAATTCTCATGCTGCAACTGCACAAGGGAGATCACAACTTGCTAAAGCTGCAAAGACCCAAAGATCAAATTCATCTCTG ACATGCTTACTCCTGGTGATTTTTGGAATCGTGCTCCTTATTGTTATTATAGTACTGGCAGCCtga
- the LOC125875081 gene encoding syntaxin-22-like isoform X3 — MSFQDLESGRSVGIRRGFVNGKQDTTQAVASGIFQINTAVSTFQRLVNTLGTPKDTPELREKLHKTRLHIGQLVKDTSTKLKQASETDHRVEVSASKKITDAKLAKDFQAVLKEFQKAQRLAAERETAYTPFVPQAVLPSSYTDGDVDVSSDKGQEQRALLVESRRQEVLLLDNEISFNEAIIEEREQGIQEVQQQIGEVNEIFKDLAVLVHEQGTMIDDIGSNIENSHAATAQGRSQLAKAAKTQRSNSSLMIS; from the exons ATGAGCTTTCAAGATCTAGAATCGGGTCGATCAGTGGGTATCCGTCGGGGCTTTGTGAATGGGAAGCAAGACACTACCCAAGCCGTGGCCTCAGGAATTTTCCAGATCAACACCGCCGTCTCCACGTTTCAGAGGCTGGTTAACACCCTAGGTACACCGAAGGACACCCCTGAGCTACGCGAGAAGCT GCACAAGACAAGGCTACATATTGGGCAATTAGTGAAAGATACTTCCACAAAACTTAAGCAAGCGAGTGAAACAGATCATCGAGTTGAAGTCAGT GCTAGCAAGAAAATTACAGATGCTAAACTTGCTAAAGATTTTCAAGCTGTATTGAAGGAGTTTCAAAAAGCTCAACGGCTTGCAGCTGAAAGGGAAACAGCATATACACCTTTTGTTCCCCAAGCAGTTCTTCCTTCTAG TTACACAGACGGTGACGTAGATGTCAGTTCAGATAAAGGTCAAGAACAGCGAGCTCTCCTTGTGGAATCTAGAAG GCAAGAGGTTTTGCTTTTGGACAATGAGATTTCCTTTAATGAAGCTATTATAGAGGAACGAGAACAGGGAATACAAGAAGTACAACAACAAATAGGTGAAGTTAATGAGATCTTCAAGGATCTTGCCGTGCTTGTTCATGAGCAAGGAACCATGATTG ATGATATTGGTTCCAACATTGAGAATTCTCATGCTGCAACTGCACAAGGGAGATCACAACTTGCTAAAGCTGCAAAGACCCAAAGATCAAATTCATCTCTG ATGATCTCCTGA
- the LOC125875081 gene encoding syntaxin-22-like isoform X2, with protein sequence MSFQDLESGRSVGIRRGFVNGKQDTTQAVASGIFQINTAVSTFQRLVNTLGTPKDTPELREKLHKTRLHIGQLVKDTSTKLKQASETDHRVEVSASKKITDAKLAKDFQAVLKEFQKAQRLAAERETAYTPFVPQAVLPSSYTDGDVDVSSDKGQEQRALLVESRRQEVLLLDNEISFNEAIIEEREQGIQEVQQQIGEVNEIFKDLAVLVHEQGTMIDDIGSNIENSHAATAQGRSQLAKAAKTQRSNSSLEFNCEPLVVRCRKGM encoded by the exons ATGAGCTTTCAAGATCTAGAATCGGGTCGATCAGTGGGTATCCGTCGGGGCTTTGTGAATGGGAAGCAAGACACTACCCAAGCCGTGGCCTCAGGAATTTTCCAGATCAACACCGCCGTCTCCACGTTTCAGAGGCTGGTTAACACCCTAGGTACACCGAAGGACACCCCTGAGCTACGCGAGAAGCT GCACAAGACAAGGCTACATATTGGGCAATTAGTGAAAGATACTTCCACAAAACTTAAGCAAGCGAGTGAAACAGATCATCGAGTTGAAGTCAGT GCTAGCAAGAAAATTACAGATGCTAAACTTGCTAAAGATTTTCAAGCTGTATTGAAGGAGTTTCAAAAAGCTCAACGGCTTGCAGCTGAAAGGGAAACAGCATATACACCTTTTGTTCCCCAAGCAGTTCTTCCTTCTAG TTACACAGACGGTGACGTAGATGTCAGTTCAGATAAAGGTCAAGAACAGCGAGCTCTCCTTGTGGAATCTAGAAG GCAAGAGGTTTTGCTTTTGGACAATGAGATTTCCTTTAATGAAGCTATTATAGAGGAACGAGAACAGGGAATACAAGAAGTACAACAACAAATAGGTGAAGTTAATGAGATCTTCAAGGATCTTGCCGTGCTTGTTCATGAGCAAGGAACCATGATTG ATGATATTGGTTCCAACATTGAGAATTCTCATGCTGCAACTGCACAAGGGAGATCACAACTTGCTAAAGCTGCAAAGACCCAAAGATCAAATTCATCTCTG GAATTCAATTGTGAACCACTGGTGGTTAGATGTAGAAAAGGAATGTAA